In the genome of Acidobacteriota bacterium, one region contains:
- a CDS encoding PIG-L family deacetylase — protein MKDQSSLTHERIAAPRLWPTVVTRWSLFGILILTLISGMVGQLPSGQAFQTHPPPATTSKTPSSKDIACYQALLNLESPSSLLCVAAHPDDEDGASLVYYRMKYGVNTASITATRGEGGQNAVGTELNEALGVIRSYEMQAAAAHQESPNYNLGLEDFGFSKTSREALARWGHDEALRRLVGLIRKLRPDVVITNHDTKTGHGHHQAVGVLLQEAFDAAADPNQFSDQIIGGVLPWQIRRLYERAIGETKPDVTFEVNQVDPYRQVSYVQITYDALKMHATQGPWPNADLSRPVTRRYRLIKSKNAGDLPAGGDNLFAGLESQSKPDFSDVYAGVVKASFQGVMPSERWRQIQSLTKSEEREAARRKLGDEVLGALRSVRTQALNSKDQSRVFEQLADRLAHAYVVLSGIEIQVQATPQLIVPGETAFVRLTIVNGSSQPVSLRQVQIKLADGWQSSGDYSAAGNDVQIEPGNQTDVSFRLTAFPALPPTQPAPEHLYDADFLQPQARFTVTLARNGIRFQVPVPARLEVAHPVVVQGVPREIPAILKEGDIRGPEPQIFTATITRNSARVQAGEIKFHILGGVVVSPNKISVQFGPNQIQVQAKVIVTFLQPLDPKQTRIDMVWTDLSAPPPLPVPKKAAYDPEEPKPATAPLQLASIQVIPVSVALPAKLRVGYVRSFEFTLPQTLKLLGVEHRELQESDWKPGALKENFDTIVLDNRVYLAAPDLAKHQSQLMEFVEQGGHLVVFYHKTGEFKPEWAALPLKVGDRRVAEETAPVTFLLPEHPLLNWPNKLSQTDFDNWVQERGLYFPSEWDSGYQALLASHDTGEEELRGGYLVAHRGKGSYVYTSYAWYRQLRVYHQGTFRTFSNMIAYPVRPNQSE, from the coding sequence ATGAAAGATCAATCCAGCCTGACTCACGAAAGAATTGCCGCGCCGCGCCTTTGGCCCACAGTGGTTACCCGGTGGAGCTTGTTCGGAATACTTATTCTAACTTTGATCAGTGGTATGGTGGGGCAACTGCCCTCCGGCCAGGCATTTCAAACGCACCCGCCGCCAGCCACGACCAGCAAAACTCCATCAAGCAAGGATATTGCCTGTTACCAGGCGCTGCTCAACCTTGAATCACCCTCTTCGCTGCTCTGTGTGGCAGCGCATCCGGATGATGAAGACGGTGCCTCGCTGGTCTATTACCGGATGAAATATGGCGTCAACACCGCCTCCATCACGGCCACACGCGGTGAAGGCGGGCAAAATGCGGTCGGGACGGAATTGAACGAGGCGCTCGGGGTTATTCGGTCTTATGAAATGCAGGCAGCCGCGGCCCACCAGGAATCTCCGAATTACAATCTGGGGTTGGAAGATTTTGGGTTTTCCAAAACTTCGCGCGAGGCACTGGCCCGATGGGGACACGACGAAGCGCTCAGGCGGCTGGTGGGATTGATTCGAAAATTGCGGCCAGACGTGGTGATTACCAACCATGATACCAAAACCGGGCATGGCCACCATCAGGCAGTTGGGGTTTTGTTGCAGGAAGCATTTGATGCCGCCGCCGATCCAAATCAGTTTTCCGATCAGATTATCGGAGGAGTCTTGCCCTGGCAAATTCGCCGGCTGTATGAACGGGCAATTGGGGAAACCAAACCGGATGTTACTTTTGAAGTCAATCAGGTAGATCCCTATCGGCAGGTCAGTTATGTCCAGATTACCTATGATGCGCTCAAGATGCACGCAACCCAGGGGCCCTGGCCAAATGCCGATCTGAGTCGTCCCGTGACCCGCCGCTATCGCCTGATCAAAAGCAAGAATGCCGGAGACCTGCCAGCCGGCGGCGACAATCTGTTTGCTGGATTAGAAAGTCAATCAAAGCCGGATTTTTCCGATGTCTATGCCGGAGTGGTGAAAGCCAGCTTTCAAGGTGTGATGCCGTCTGAGCGGTGGCGACAGATCCAAAGCCTGACAAAATCGGAAGAACGTGAAGCCGCCCGGCGCAAATTGGGTGACGAGGTGCTGGGGGCCCTGCGGTCAGTTCGGACCCAGGCGCTGAATTCCAAAGACCAGTCACGGGTTTTTGAACAACTGGCCGACCGACTGGCCCATGCCTATGTCGTGCTCTCAGGGATTGAGATCCAGGTTCAGGCCACGCCGCAGTTGATTGTTCCTGGCGAAACCGCCTTTGTCCGGCTGACAATTGTCAATGGAAGTTCACAGCCAGTCAGTTTGCGTCAGGTGCAGATCAAGCTGGCCGATGGCTGGCAGTCGAGTGGTGATTATTCAGCCGCTGGCAATGATGTTCAGATTGAACCTGGGAATCAAACTGATGTGAGTTTTCGATTGACGGCTTTCCCTGCGCTTCCGCCAACTCAACCTGCCCCTGAGCACCTGTATGATGCTGATTTCTTGCAACCTCAGGCCCGGTTTACAGTGACCCTGGCGCGAAATGGCATCCGGTTCCAAGTTCCGGTACCGGCTCGACTCGAAGTTGCGCACCCAGTTGTGGTGCAAGGAGTTCCACGCGAAATCCCGGCTATTTTGAAAGAAGGCGATATCAGAGGTCCCGAGCCACAAATCTTCACCGCCACCATCACGCGCAATTCGGCTCGGGTTCAGGCGGGCGAGATCAAGTTTCATATTTTGGGTGGAGTAGTGGTTTCTCCAAATAAAATCAGCGTGCAATTTGGACCAAACCAGATTCAGGTTCAGGCCAAAGTGATTGTAACCTTTTTGCAGCCGCTGGATCCGAAACAAACCCGGATTGATATGGTCTGGACGGATCTTTCTGCTCCACCGCCGCTGCCGGTCCCCAAAAAAGCAGCCTATGACCCAGAGGAACCCAAACCCGCCACGGCTCCGCTTCAACTGGCAAGCATTCAAGTGATTCCGGTTTCAGTGGCCCTGCCGGCAAAGCTCCGGGTTGGGTATGTGCGCAGCTTTGAATTTACTCTGCCGCAAACCTTGAAATTACTGGGTGTGGAGCATCGTGAACTCCAGGAATCTGACTGGAAGCCAGGGGCGCTCAAAGAAAACTTTGACACGATTGTGCTCGACAATCGGGTGTATCTGGCGGCACCGGATCTGGCCAAACATCAATCACAACTCATGGAATTTGTCGAACAGGGTGGCCATCTGGTGGTTTTCTACCATAAAACCGGCGAGTTCAAACCCGAATGGGCGGCGCTGCCGCTCAAGGTTGGGGATCGTCGGGTGGCTGAAGAAACCGCCCCTGTGACATTCCTGCTGCCAGAGCACCCGTTGCTCAACTGGCCAAATAAACTGAGCCAGACTGATTTCGACAACTGGGTCCAGGAACGCGGTTTGTACTTTCCGTCTGAGTGGGATAGCGGCTATCAGGCCCTTTTGGCGTCACACGACACGGGTGAGGAGGAACTGCGTGGCGGGTATCTGGTTGCGCACCGAGGGAAGGGAAGTTACGTCTATACGAGCTATGCCTGGTATCGCCAGTTGCGAGTCTATCATCAGGGGACATTCCGGACTTTCTCAAATATGATTGCCTATCCGGTCCGACCAAACCAAAGCGAGTAG
- a CDS encoding alpha/beta fold hydrolase produces MFFEFAEVLLSLLIRETARGILRAYNGVKLFTTGEFAVVNRASHRLLIEQRLLKLRRYSSRRRSRSRIPVLLIPPLMVRPDVFDLLPERSLVRALLDQGFDVFLVDLGEPLRRDRRLSMDDYITKRIHRSVRKIKQVTGHQELTLIGYCMGGIFANLYGALYPHEGVRNIINLAAPTDFEVMSGYQHLGTVIGSPLWTLVEQRGMVPAAVCQSVFQLSQPLKTLTQPLKLLWNLWNTEYVLTQRAISHWMNNFLNLPEATFKQFWTQIFRENRLYQGTFVINGTEVDFQNIQGSYLALAGESDHLISSESVFSILDLIGSQDKTCDFVPGGHLGVLVGEDSATTARLIGDWLTPRSRTRATLSFQSATRRSYSKKQPVSDAVPANHPIDVSRVANY; encoded by the coding sequence ATGTTTTTCGAATTTGCTGAAGTTCTCCTGTCGTTGCTCATCCGCGAAACCGCGCGTGGTATTTTGCGGGCATACAATGGCGTCAAATTATTCACCACCGGCGAGTTTGCGGTGGTGAACCGGGCGTCCCACCGGCTTTTGATTGAGCAGCGTTTGCTCAAGTTGCGTCGTTATTCATCGCGCCGCCGGAGTCGTTCCCGGATTCCAGTGCTTCTGATTCCACCGCTCATGGTCAGACCTGATGTGTTTGATCTGTTGCCGGAACGAAGCCTGGTACGGGCATTACTTGATCAAGGGTTTGATGTGTTTTTGGTGGATTTGGGCGAACCTCTGCGGCGAGATCGTCGGCTGTCAATGGATGATTATATCACGAAGCGAATCCACCGATCAGTTCGAAAAATCAAGCAAGTGACTGGACATCAAGAGCTTACATTGATTGGTTACTGTATGGGCGGCATTTTCGCTAACCTCTACGGGGCGCTGTATCCACACGAAGGCGTCCGCAATATCATCAATCTGGCGGCACCAACTGATTTTGAAGTCATGTCGGGATACCAGCATCTGGGAACGGTGATTGGCTCACCGTTATGGACGCTGGTCGAGCAACGGGGAATGGTCCCGGCTGCGGTCTGTCAGTCCGTGTTCCAACTCAGCCAGCCCTTGAAAACGCTGACCCAGCCGCTGAAATTGCTCTGGAATCTCTGGAACACCGAATATGTCCTGACACAGCGGGCCATCAGCCACTGGATGAACAACTTTCTCAATCTGCCTGAAGCCACGTTTAAGCAATTCTGGACGCAGATTTTCCGCGAAAACCGACTCTATCAGGGCACGTTTGTCATCAATGGGACGGAGGTGGATTTTCAGAATATTCAGGGATCCTACCTGGCGCTTGCTGGTGAAAGTGACCACCTGATTTCGTCTGAAAGTGTTTTTTCAATTCTGGATTTGATCGGAAGCCAGGATAAGACCTGTGATTTTGTCCCCGGTGGTCATCTTGGCGTCCTGGTCGGTGAAGACTCAGCCACCACCGCTCGCCTGATTGGAGACTGGCTGACACCACGGTCACGCACCAGGGCAACGTTGTCATTTCAGAGTGCGACCCGCCGCTCATATTCTAAAAAGCAGCCAGTCTCAGACGCTGTACCCGCAAACCATCCAATTGATGTGAGTAGAGTTGCGAATTATTAG
- a CDS encoding patatin-like phospholipase family protein: MKHESTTNVQRIKITPVPSSTKAKKRSKTALVLAGGGVTGVVYEVGVLQALTHFLTGEFTLNDFDMVMGLSAGSLVGSLLVNGITPAEMMGAMGEHPSTTLTKFSKWDVFRPNFGEFFERAMGLPFTLTQNLWRNISNYTLGKNPYSELLDEILPSAIFTNSKVADFVRTNLQNLGRTNDFRELAKKFYVIATELDTGDRVIFGDEGYDHIPISKAVQASTAIPLFYRPVRIGRRDYVDGAMRKTLHIDIAIEKGAELIICINPVVPLRNDTEKKSIPMFGHKGRYISDKGFQHVWRQMLRLMLHSRIPAGLERYRRFYPNVDIILIEPREDDYKMFFHNIMDYDARVSVAEHGYKTMIARLSEHFEEYAAIFARHGIDIHPPRKSAHHATPRSFDNTPPALRRVRIAQANHRELNRLHSVLQKLDSRLDSLAEESAKPPIHPEGEFKSRVANV; encoded by the coding sequence ATGAAGCATGAGTCGACAACGAACGTCCAGCGCATCAAAATTACCCCCGTTCCGTCCTCAACCAAAGCCAAAAAACGCTCCAAAACCGCTCTGGTCCTGGCCGGTGGCGGTGTGACAGGTGTGGTGTATGAAGTCGGTGTCTTACAGGCACTCACTCATTTCCTGACCGGCGAATTTACCCTCAATGATTTTGATATGGTCATGGGGTTGTCAGCCGGGTCGCTGGTTGGCTCGCTTCTGGTCAATGGCATCACCCCAGCCGAAATGATGGGTGCCATGGGCGAGCACCCCTCAACCACGCTCACAAAATTCTCAAAATGGGATGTCTTTCGACCAAATTTTGGTGAATTCTTTGAACGGGCCATGGGGTTGCCCTTTACGCTCACGCAGAATCTCTGGAGAAATATTTCAAACTACACGCTGGGGAAAAATCCATACTCGGAACTGCTGGATGAAATTTTGCCGTCAGCCATTTTTACCAACAGCAAAGTCGCTGATTTTGTCCGCACCAATTTGCAGAATTTGGGCCGCACTAATGATTTTCGGGAACTGGCGAAAAAGTTCTATGTGATTGCCACTGAACTGGATACCGGCGACCGTGTGATTTTTGGCGATGAAGGCTATGACCACATTCCGATTTCAAAAGCGGTTCAGGCATCAACCGCGATTCCATTGTTTTACCGCCCGGTTCGGATTGGACGTCGTGACTATGTGGATGGCGCCATGCGCAAAACACTCCACATTGACATTGCGATTGAGAAGGGCGCTGAATTGATCATTTGTATTAATCCGGTGGTGCCCTTGCGCAATGACACTGAAAAGAAATCCATTCCGATGTTTGGCCATAAAGGGCGCTACATTTCGGACAAGGGATTTCAGCATGTCTGGCGGCAGATGCTGCGCTTGATGTTGCATTCGCGGATTCCCGCCGGGTTGGAACGCTATCGCCGGTTTTATCCCAATGTGGATATTATTTTGATTGAACCACGCGAAGACGACTACAAGATGTTCTTCCACAACATTATGGACTATGACGCACGCGTATCGGTTGCCGAGCACGGATACAAGACCATGATCGCCCGATTGTCGGAACATTTTGAAGAATACGCCGCCATTTTCGCCCGTCACGGCATTGATATTCACCCACCCCGCAAGTCCGCCCACCACGCCACACCGCGCAGTTTTGACAACACGCCACCTGCCCTTCGGCGAGTTCGCATTGCACAAGCCAACCATCGTGAGTTAAATCGGTTGCATTCGGTGCTGCAAAAACTTGACTCCAGGCTCGATTCACTGGCTGAAGAGTCAGCCAAGCCTCCGATTCATCCTGAAGGAGAGTTCAAGAGTCGAGTCGCCAATGTATAG
- a CDS encoding DUF512 domain-containing protein has protein sequence MYSLQFETIYPIAELKRRRGVTVTAVDEGGIGAALGLVPGDRILAINDRKVRDYLDFQFYTGSEEHLKLAVARVDGKNVDFEVALDEGEIWGLDFEQFVPRQCGNECLFCFCEQNPEDARPSLFFRDEDIRLSFLHGNYTTMTTLTSDEFERIVEQRLSPQYVSVHATDPEVRRHLLGRNKADDILGTMRRLLEHDIELHAQIVLCPRINDGEVLRQSIYELAELYPGLVSVAIVPLGLTKHHRKRHLLTPVWDEWFAEIIELVTPWQKDLNKRLGTNFAFLGDEFYIRAKQPIPSTRHYGPYPQIEDGVGMVRRFLNSFRTTLKQRLKRPGLADELRQVTTLATGTLFYPTLAAAAEEINQAFGTQLHVVPVTNEYFGPEVNVSGLLTATDFLAARDQFKGQKLFIPGESVMGENQIFLDGMTLADLRTKLGMDIQLGGITGKDFVLTMLGNRSKG, from the coding sequence ATGTATAGTCTGCAGTTTGAAACGATTTATCCGATTGCCGAATTAAAACGCCGCCGGGGTGTGACCGTGACGGCGGTGGACGAAGGCGGCATCGGCGCCGCGCTTGGGTTGGTGCCAGGAGACCGCATCCTGGCCATTAATGACCGTAAAGTCCGTGATTACCTGGATTTCCAGTTTTACACCGGCTCTGAGGAACACTTGAAACTGGCCGTTGCCAGGGTTGACGGCAAAAACGTTGATTTCGAAGTCGCGCTGGACGAAGGGGAAATCTGGGGCCTTGATTTCGAGCAGTTTGTCCCGCGCCAGTGCGGCAACGAATGCTTATTCTGTTTCTGTGAGCAAAACCCGGAAGATGCCCGCCCATCGCTCTTTTTCCGGGACGAAGACATTCGGCTATCATTTCTGCACGGCAACTACACGACAATGACCACGCTCACGAGTGACGAATTTGAGCGCATTGTCGAGCAACGGCTTTCTCCACAGTATGTTTCAGTTCACGCGACTGACCCTGAAGTTCGGCGTCATTTGCTGGGGCGCAACAAAGCCGATGATATTTTGGGGACGATGCGGCGCTTGCTTGAGCACGATATCGAACTCCACGCCCAGATTGTGCTTTGCCCGCGCATCAACGACGGAGAAGTGCTTCGCCAGTCAATTTATGAACTGGCGGAACTCTATCCCGGTCTGGTTTCAGTGGCGATTGTGCCGCTTGGATTGACGAAGCACCATCGCAAGCGTCACCTGCTGACTCCGGTGTGGGACGAATGGTTTGCCGAAATCATTGAGTTGGTCACCCCGTGGCAGAAAGATTTGAACAAGCGGCTCGGTACGAACTTTGCTTTTTTGGGCGACGAGTTTTATATCCGGGCCAAACAGCCGATTCCGTCAACGCGTCACTATGGGCCGTACCCACAGATTGAAGACGGCGTTGGCATGGTCCGGCGGTTTCTCAATAGCTTTCGAACCACGTTGAAGCAGCGCCTGAAACGACCTGGCCTTGCCGACGAGTTACGCCAGGTGACGACGCTGGCCACCGGGACACTGTTTTACCCAACGCTGGCTGCCGCCGCCGAGGAAATCAATCAGGCGTTTGGAACGCAACTGCACGTGGTCCCGGTCACAAATGAATATTTCGGCCCGGAAGTGAATGTGTCGGGATTGCTGACCGCCACTGATTTTCTGGCGGCACGCGATCAGTTCAAAGGCCAGAAGTTGTTCATCCCCGGCGAATCAGTGATGGGAGAGAACCAGATTTTCCTCGACGGTATGACGCTGGCGGATTTGCGAACCAAGCTTGGGATGGATATCCAGCTCGGAGGCATTACGGGGAAGGATTTTGTGCTGACAATGTTGGGAAATCGTTCGAAGGGGTAA